The following DNA comes from Acidobacteriota bacterium.
GCGGTAAACGCCCATTGGGCATCGAAGTCGTACAGTCCCGACTGATAGATGGCAACCACCTTGAACCGCCGCCTGAGGGGAAACTCGCCCAGCGGGGTCAGGGAGGTCTCATCGCTGAACACGCTGACCGTATCCCCGACCAGAAGGCCCAGGCGTTCGGCCAGGTCGACCCCGACCGCCAGGTGGTCGTCCATGGGACCCTCTTCGCTGCCGGCCAGTCCCCCCAGGTCCCCTTGGAGAACCTGAAAGAATTGGCCCCGCACCAGAGGATCGTCGACGGCAATGCCCTTGAGCATGACACCGTCCTGACGCGAACCCGTGCTCAGGAGCACCGGCCCGTACAAGGCCGCCGAAGCGCTGCGGATGCCCGGAACCTCTCGAATCCTGGAGGTCAGTTCCTCAGGATTCCCGATGCCCTCGCTGCCGAGGACGGGTTTGATGTTGAGATGGGCAGTGCCCCTGAGCAGCTTGTCCTGCAGATTCTCCCGGAATCCGGAACTGATGGACAGGGCCACGATCATGGCGGCCACCCCTGCCGTCACACCCAGGATGGAAATCAGGGTCACCACGGAGATGACCGTCTGCTTGCGGCGTGCCCGAAGATAACGCCAGGCCACAAACCACTCAAACGTCTTCATGGGCGCTTCTTTTCCGGACGCAACAGGGGAAAGAGAATGACGTCTCGTATGGAATCTGAATTGGTAAAGAGCATGGTGAGCCGATCGATGCCGATCCCCTCCCCGGCGGTGGGAGGCATCCCGTAACGAAGGGCTCTGACGTAGTCCTCATCCATCTGGTGGGCTTCCTCGTCCCCCTTGTCACGTTCGACCGCCTGAGCCTCGAAACGTCGCTTCTGTTCCTCGGGATCATTGAGCTCGCTGTAGGCGTTGGCGATTTCCATCCCTCCGATGTAGAGCTCGAACCGTTCCACCAGAGAGGGATCCTCGGGCTTGGTCTTGCTGAGAGGGGAGAGCTCGAGCGGATAGTCGTGGATGATGGTCGGCTGAATCAGATGCTTTTCCACAACCGCATCGAACAGGGCCGCCCAGATCAGGCCCCGCGAATCCCCCGGCTTGCAGTTCAACGGCTCGAGCCCTTGGGAACGTGCATAGCCGTTCCAACTCTGACACAGCCGGGTCAGGTCCGTAAGCGATTCCAGTTCCTCGGGCCGAGGAACCGGCAAGGCATCGCCGGGCCAGAATTTGCGGATGGATTCCTTCATGGAGTAGCGCGCCCAGGTTTGCAGGGAAATCGGAACTCCGTTGAACTCGAATTCCGGACTTCCAAGAATCTCATGGGCCAGCCGTTTCAACAGGTCCTCGGTCAGGTCCATCAGCTCGCGATAGTCGCTGTAAGACTGATAGAACTCCAGCATGGTGAATTCAGGGTTGTGCTGAGTTGAAATTCCCTCGTTGCGAAAGTTTCGGTTGATCTCGTAAACCCGTTCCAGTTGCCCCACGATCAGTCGCTTCAGGTAGAGTTCCGGTGCAACTCTGAGATACAGCGGCATCCCGTAAGCGTTGTGAAACGTGCGGAAAGGACGCGCAGTGGCTCCACCGGCTACCGGTTGCATCATGGGAGTTTCCACTTCAACGTAGCCCCTCTCATCCAGATAGTCTCGAATGCCCTTGATGATCCGGCTGCGGGTGACAAAGACCTCTCGCACGCCCGGGTTGGCAATGAGGTCCAGGTAGCGCTGCCGATAGCGGATTTCGATGTCGGTGAGCCCATGCCACTTCTCCGGCAGCGGCAGCAAAGACTTGGCCAGAAATTCCATGCCGGTTGCATGAACGGTGAGCTCGCCGGTCCGGGTTCGAAACAGATATCCCTC
Coding sequences within:
- a CDS encoding ABC transporter permease; protein product: MKTFEWFVAWRYLRARRKQTVISVVTLISILGVTAGVAAMIVALSISSGFRENLQDKLLRGTAHLNIKPVLGSEGIGNPEELTSRIREVPGIRSASAALYGPVLLSTGSRQDGVMLKGIAVDDPLVRGQFFQVLQGDLGGLAGSEEGPMDDHLAVGVDLAERLGLLVGDTVSVFSDETSLTPLGEFPLRRRFKVVAIYQSGLYDFDAQWAFTALPSAQRALGTGRRVSVIECRVEDIYQVDRIALQIKQVLGTGFETIDWKELNRPVFEALHLERLVMVVTIGLIVFVAALNIITTLTMMVMEKTRDIAVLMSMGATRKAIREIFVLQGVTIGVVGSFWGLILGYTLCWICDRYRLIRLQADIYSMTHVPFNLSVADGVVVAASAIMVSFLATLYPSGRAAELNPVEALRYE
- the lysS gene encoding lysine--tRNA ligase, which gives rise to MSPSKTEQTLVAQRYAKLEKIRALGCPVYPNAYSSTHSLRQVLEQHRNSSNEELESQPVTVRVCGRVVAIRGKGKVGFLNLSDGEHRLQAYVRRDAVDEPLFELYRLLDVGDFLGVEGYLFRTRTGELTVHATGMEFLAKSLLPLPEKWHGLTDIEIRYRQRYLDLIANPGVREVFVTRSRIIKGIRDYLDERGYVEVETPMMQPVAGGATARPFRTFHNAYGMPLYLRVAPELYLKRLIVGQLERVYEINRNFRNEGISTQHNPEFTMLEFYQSYSDYRELMDLTEDLLKRLAHEILGSPEFEFNGVPISLQTWARYSMKESIRKFWPGDALPVPRPEELESLTDLTRLCQSWNGYARSQGLEPLNCKPGDSRGLIWAALFDAVVEKHLIQPTIIHDYPLELSPLSKTKPEDPSLVERFELYIGGMEIANAYSELNDPEEQKRRFEAQAVERDKGDEEAHQMDEDYVRALRYGMPPTAGEGIGIDRLTMLFTNSDSIRDVILFPLLRPEKKRP